One Phocoena sinus isolate mPhoSin1 chromosome 14, mPhoSin1.pri, whole genome shotgun sequence genomic region harbors:
- the SELENOM gene encoding selenoprotein M produces MRLPLLSPPLLLLLAAVAAATTTFRPDWNRLHGLARGRVETCGGUQLNRLKEVKAFVTQDIPLYHNLVMKHLPGADPELVLLGQRFEELERIPLSDMTREEINALVQELGFYRKASPDEAVPPEYLRAPARPAEGAPDRADL; encoded by the exons ATGCGCCTCCCGCTGCTTTCGCCGCCCCTGCTACTGCTCCTCGCGGCAGTCGCGGCCGCCACCACCACCTTCCGGCCCGACTGGAACCGTCTACACGGCCTGGCCCGAGGCCGGGTAGAG ACATGTGGGGGATGACAGCTTAATCGCCTGAAGGAG GTGAAGGCCTTCGTCACCCAGGACATCCCACTCTA CCACAACCTGGTAATGAAACACCTCCCGGGGGCCGACCCGGAGCTCGTGCTGCTGGGCCAACGCTTTGAGGAACTGGAG CGAATCCCACTCAGCGACATGACTCGCGAGGAGATCAACGCGCTGGTGCAGGAGCTCGGCTTCTACCGCAAGGCGTCGCCCGACGAGGCTGTGCCCCCAGAGTACCTGCGGGCGCCCGCTAGGCCAGCCGAAGGCGCTCCTGACCGCGCTGACCTGTAG